From a region of the Besnoitia besnoiti strain Bb-Ger1 chromosome I, whole genome shotgun sequence genome:
- a CDS encoding DNA-directed RNA polymerase I RPAC2 (encoded by transcript BESB_002350) — protein MADGGVAGGSAGASTISEKTWRTGIQEQEACKAAQLTFTLTGEDHTLGNTIRSILVRKPGVEFAGYSVPHPTQPEMNIRLQTTGESAMQLLRDSFDDLANICDHLDTLYDDALEEFNRKKRTPSAAAP, from the exons ATGGCGGATGGTGGAGTAGCAGGTGGCTCCGCTGGGGCCTCAACGATTTCTGAAAAAACATGGCGAACAGGGATTCAGGAGCAAGAGGCGTGCAAGGCTGCGCAGTTGACATTTACACTAACCGGTGAAGATCATACGCTTGGCAACACAATTCGATCAATCCTCGTTCGGAAGCCCGGCGTAGAGTTCGCAGGCTATTCTGTTCCCCATCCGACGCAACCTGAGATGAATATTCGCCTCCAGACCACAG GTGAATCGGCTATGCAACTGCTGCGCGATAGCTTTGACGACTTGGCAAACATCTGCGATCATCTGGACACACTGTATGACGATGCGCTTGAAGAGTTTAATAGAAAAAAGCGCAcaccgtcggcggcggcacccTGA
- a CDS encoding hypothetical protein (encoded by transcript BESB_002340), whose translation MATAKDTVASHSRGNLSTGKDESTTGSRKRVHTTNGGKPENVKKRKRTVLSCNAAEPSGGREARVQMENTPVRAPTGDLVLHKRNVEQPPALKNAVENNAKVKNGEGEGTDDTLDGIEMDSYLVSSSHKEKIPIQLIGIAYIRVQSSSDKLTRKTSTTTPSTTETQIDPSTSTIDCLSREEMEKTKLGSSATYVGSALASRPRGKPKGSASKKKAPPVGVPDSGLQKRTTNGPDAKKSFAADEKRCAAMCPNSEVKEARCVNEILIPGLSSERVSVKQTAEAPSAEPSAAAECDNHVCPIPIPEGAAVAPVTRTPGKLYLNEHEEVGWSSRHEPELASTAPRSEPVTDAGKCETPLNLKKQRTNKIANGKGVKKPKVENADSTVPPYQRILHYMKEQNRPYNAQIISEGTGEAVDDVVQRLGVEVDEDFIPDEAYTSYV comes from the exons ATGGCAACTGCCAAAGACACTGTCGCTTCTCACTCAAGAGGTAACTTGAGTACGGGAAAAGACGAGTCTACCACCGGAAGCCGCAAGAGAGTTCACACGACAAACGGAGGCAAACCGGAAAATGTGAAGAAGCGAAAACGCACTGTTCTAAGTTGCAACGCCGCTGAACCAAGCGGGGGTAGGGAAGCGCGCGTGCAAATGGAAAACACTCCCGTGCGCGCGCCAACTGGCGATCTCGTTCTGCACAAACGCAACGTAGAACAACCGCCAGCCCTGAAGAATGCTGTTGAGAACAACGCTAAAGTGAagaacggcgaaggcgaaggaactGACGATACGCTCGACGGCATCGAAATGGATTCATATCTGGTAAGCAGCAGCCATAAGGAAAAAATCCCCATACAACTCATTGGCATTGCATATATACGAGTCCAGTCTTCGTCCGACAAGCTCACAAGGAAAACATCTACAACGACACCCAGTACAACCGAAACCCAAATCGATCCGTCCACTTCGACTATCGACTGTTTGTCTCGTGAGGAAATGGAAAAAACCAAATTGGGGTCAAGCGCAACCTATGTGGGTTCCGCCCTAGCATCCAGACCACGGGGCAAGCCCAAGGGATCTGCGTCCAAAAAGAAGGCACCGCCAGTTGGAGTCCCGGATAGCGGCCTACAGAAGAGAACCACGAATGGTCCAGACGCTAAGAAGAGCTTCGCCGCTGACGAGAAGCGTTGTGCAGCAATGTGTCCTAACTCTGAAGTAAAAGAAGCACGATGCGTAAACGAGATTCTCATACCGGGGCTATCGTCAGAACGTGTCTCGGTGAAGCAGACGGCAGAAGCACCCTCTGCTgagccttcggcggcggcagaatGTGACAACCACGTCTGTCCAATCCCCATACCGGAGGGTGCTGCAGTTGCTCCTGTGACACGAACCCCTGGAAAGCTATATTTGAACGAGCATGAGGAGGTTGGGTGGTCGAGCCGTCATGAACCGGAATTAGCGTCAACGGCGCCTAGATCAGAACCTGTAACAGATGCAGGCAAATGTGAAACGCCCTTGAATttgaagaagcagagaacCAATAAAATAGCTAATGGAAAGGGTGTAAAGAAACCTAAAGTGGAAAATGCTGACAGCACGGTCCCGCCATATCAGCGCATCCTTCACTACATGAAAGAGCAAAACCGTCCGTACAACGCTCAGATA ATATCAGAGGGCACGGGAGAAGCAGTAGACGACGTAGTGCAACGCCTGGGTGTTGAGGTGGATGAGGATTTTATTCCCGACGAGGCATACACTTCCTACGTCTGA